From the genome of Glycine soja cultivar W05 chromosome 14, ASM419377v2, whole genome shotgun sequence:
ATCTAACCCAGAAAATTAATAGTAGTAATACCCAAATCCAGCCATCTCACGATAAACCTAGTATTGGCCACCCACCCTTTAATTTGaaccaaaaaattaaactatcatATCTGAGTAGTGACCTTTAGCATCACTTCATAGACCCGATGCAAGACATAATCGCGATCGAGCCACACCCCGGTTTTTGTTCAAAACCAACAACCTCAAATTGCACCATCCTCTTTGATGCCAAAGCTCTCGGTTTCCTCACTATTACGAACATAACCCTGATCACTAGTGCAGTGGTAACTGTCGGCGACATTGAAGCTAGCCACGGATGGTGTaaaattagtttcttttttttattcttctaacATGTGACTATCATGTttgatataattgattataaaaaaataatattaaattggaAAATACCCCACTTGGTAcgtatatatacatacatatgcATACAAAATAGCAAGAACTTTGTCTAGTTAGCATCGCTCCAAAGTGGGCTTTTTTGTCACCCACTTAATAACTAAAAGTGagtaattttagaaaatgagggactaattaactaaaaaaattaaatagagatcaaacctaaaaatattatacttacaagggattaaaaatatataaaaattaaactgattaatgaagaagaaaacacTTCTCCTCcaaaactatatataattaGATCAGTTCATAACCACTCTTTCATATATGAAAATTGAAAGCTCAAGTTCAATCCGATCAGTTAATATATGCTGCAAATAGCAGTATATCTGAGGTTCGTTTCTTTGACATATAAATTCAAGCTAGAATATCAAGCTGATTAAAGATAGAGTAATATATTTTACACagcaatttttttcattttttgtcttttatttctGTGCATTACATCCCAATCTTATCATATACTTTTCTATCTTCTCTtcttatcttctcctttgtatagaaaatatcataaaattgtATCATATAAATAACATTTCTCATAAAGTTATGTATGATCATATCGCTAACATAAACTTTTACTGATCAATCAACACAAATGTAGCTAGCTATAACGTTGCCGACAATATTTTGGTTCTGCTGCAGACACATGCATCAGCTAAACTTCACAACTCACATGCAAGTCACAaccaaacaaataatataattacgaaatacttttatatgaaaaactaaaaccaaaactaaaacaaaaacaaaagcaagAACAAAGGGAAAAAGTATCTAGATTTCTTCTAGCTAGCTAATATTATAAGTGGACAAAACCACAAGATAAGTCCATCAGAAGCAATGCCGCCTCAGCTACTTCATCCCGTGGAAACATTTGTTCAAAATCAGAGTTGTTACTCCTCAAACTTATGGCGAAGTTGTTGAAATATTCAAGCTTCCTCACTCCCTCAGATGAGCCtacagtagtagtagtagtagtagtagtggaCTTGTACTTGTTCTTGAACTGTGCAAAATGGTTCATACGAGACTTCTTTTCCTTGTTGTGTAGTCTGGTCTTTTCACATGCTATGGGAGTGACCAAACCATTTGCAGCTTCCGCCATTgcccttcttgccttcctctgTCTAATGCCACAGGCATTGCAAAGAGACTGCACCAGAAACACGTTGCATGTTAACAAGCAACTAAATGCTTATTAATTAAGTAGTAGTTGGTTTTCTAAATTAACAATacaaatattattcattttcttcttttttttttgtcacaatAACTATATTGATGCAAAGTATTTAAGGGCTTTGTTTATAACTGGTGATGactaatttctaaaaaaaaacttcattaatCATTTTTAGTAAAATCTTTGTTTTAACAAAAGTTTTTCTATTCCCAAGGTTCAAGTCGGCCCAAACCTTACTTAAAAGgatcttaatttaattttactcaAACTAATTATATGTTTATATGATTATTCAGTTACTTATTCATGATAATATAAACTTTGTCCAATAGTAGTAAAACTATTAATATAAAAGAAGTATTAGCAATACTTTCTAATTATCACAATCTTTTGAACACGTGTTTCAATTTATTGgaaatctttataaaaaaatattagaaacatACTTTGAATTAACACTCTCTTTTTTCAATCATTCTTTAACAATCTTTAAAACACATGAAtacttcttatttaataaatttcaatcatattataatttgaataaattttaaccaataaaaaatatatattaaaaaatatgttgttaaCAGTAGATATATGTCAGTAGTATGATGTATGTATCATACTAAATAATTACACAGTATGATCCATTTACTATAtgcattaatttattatttcaatattattgtgttaatTAGTACTTAATATAGACttacaatatttcttttatcattgagAAATAAATAGACTTACAATACATATCTATGctaattaacaatttatttttgttaaataaagtGTATAATAGTATTGTGCATGTGTATCTACTAGACTGTTACCTATTAATCAGTATATGATTTTTATAGTGATAATACGTGTGTCCAGATAATTAAGAAGTTATTAACAATGCTAGTTTTATTATGAACGAAAGAAGGTAAAGGGAAAAGAGATTAACCTTGGGACCCTTAGGGCCAGTCCTCCAAAGTGGGGTAGTGCTTGTATTGCAATCCGAACAAACCCTAGGGGTGCTACTGCCGTTGTTGTTACGAGGGCTTCTTTGGCTGTACCTTCTGCTTTCGAGCCCTTGATGATTTTGGAATCTTGGGCTTGAATTGATTGCTTTGTCAGTGGTTGGACTGATACTCggtctcatcatttttttcattaaccTCATCTTTGAAGACATCCATTTGTTCCCAGACCCGTGATCGTTATTTTTGCTCTCTTCCTCAGATGGTAAATTACGCCGATCACATGCGCTGCTTAATGGATCAACCATAACTACTGTCTCAGGTGAAATATTGAAGGACGAGTTGCAGTTGCTTGATG
Proteins encoded in this window:
- the LOC114383675 gene encoding putative GATA transcription factor 22, encoding MTPYSLNPPGPSIQAGQNQLFNISPNNQDCRTFFNIFDPRQTSIEIGGLRENYRQDDKMILHDGSSSNCNSSFNISPETVVMVDPLSSACDRRNLPSEEESKNNDHGSGNKWMSSKMRLMKKMMRPSISPTTDKAINSSPRFQNHQGLESRRYSQRSPRNNNGSSTPRVCSDCNTSTTPLWRTGPKGPKSLCNACGIRQRKARRAMAEAANGLVTPIACEKTRLHNKEKKSRMNHFAQFKNKYKSTTTTTTTTVGSSEGVRKLEYFNNFAISLRSNNSDFEQMFPRDEVAEAALLLMDLSCGFVHL